TGCACTAGTCAACAAAAACTGGACACAAAAACCTAAAAATTAGTCATTAGAATTGAGATACTGTACATATTCATCGAAGATGTGATACACAGAATATCCATGACCTCCATTCAAAGGACACGTATCAAGGAGCCGCACCTTCGTGCTTTGGCGCGAACTGCTCCCGATACTGCTTCGGCGTAAGGTATCCAAGGGCATATGCAGGGCGCTCCTCGTTGAAGAAGCGGATGTAGTCGGATACCTGAGCGGGGACATTCTCCGGCGAAGTAATATGGAAATCTGTAAAGAGTTCGGCCTTGATCCAACCATTAATCGCCTCCATCGCGGCATTGTCTGTCGGTGTGCCGGCTCTGGACATTGACCTGACAATGTTGTACATGGGCAGGAGTTCGTTGTAGCTCTTGGATGCGTAAACAGAGCCTTGATCGCTGTGCAGGATGAGCTTCTGATTCGGATACTGCTTCTTGAACGCAAGCACGTCCTGCAAGCCGTCGAGGTAGGTCATACGATCGCCGCGCTTGGATGAGAGCGCGTGGGCAATGAGCTCGTCATTCCACAAATCCATATATAGTGTGAGCTCGTAGTATGTGCGCTCCACATAAAAGGCGGTCATATCACTCACCACACATTCCATGGGGCCGGTGATGTTGATTCCTGCAAGCAACAAGTTCGGATAGGTTCTGGACGGATCGCCCTCCTTCTTGTAGCTGTAATGTTTGCAAAGGCTCTTGATCCCTGCGATCTTACAGCATTTATGGGCATAGGGATCGGAAAATACGATTCCTTTGTCCAATCGGATTTTGGCATTCAGCCAGCGGTAGCCATGGGAGGGAAAGCGCCCATGGTATTCCTGAAACAATCCGATGCTCTGCACAAGCCGTTTCTTCTGTTCGGGTGGATGTTCCACGCTCTTCTTCCAGTTGTAGAAGCTGCTGCGTGGGATTCCGGTCTTTGTACAGAGCAGCCGGATGGGGAACTGTCCGGAAAGCTCCATGACTACTTGGTATTCTTCCTGCCGATAGGAATGAACGTCTTTTCCGCACCAACTCCTTCCACCAGATAACCTTTTTTTAAGCGTGCCTCTGTGATCCTTGCCATAACGAGGGCATCGATTAGTTCTTTTTTCGTCATGGACTGGAGATCTTCCAGGCCGGTGGGAACTGGTATGGATTTGGTCTTGGCAAGACCCAAGCAGCTGCGCACCCCCCTTTTCGGCGGGAGCTGGTTGGCATCCCGGTAGTGGCGCATGTAATCCCGTGCGGTCTGCTCGCTGATCCCGTATTCTTCTGCTGCTTCATATCTCGTGAGCTCGCCGTCGTAGATCCGACGGCCTATGTCCAAACGTTGCTCCTTGGTGTACTTCACGTGGCAACCTCCTGTCTGCATCGGGAGATAGGCTGTCCGCTGCCTGTCATCCTGTGTACAGGATACTGCAAACAGTGTCCATTTTCTACCCCCTCTGTGTCCAGTTTTAGTTTACCACTTCAGCAGGCGTGTTTTTTCACACTTGGCGCTTTTTCGACCATAAGTAATGCGCGTTTCATACGCTGCGTGAGAGCGTATAAAAATCTTGCTCTCAAAAAATGTACGCTATAATGTACATGGAAGGAGGGCTTATCATGCAGGTAATAAACGCAACGACGTTTCGGCAGAATCTGTTTCAAACGCTTGAGCAGACCGTGCGCTACAATGAGCCGATTCATATCACGGGCAAGGAGGGGACGGCAGTGCTCATGAGTGAGTCGGACTATAACGACCTGATGGCGACGATTGAGCTTTGCGCCGTTCCCGGTATACAGAAGAAAATCGTTGACGGGCTGAACACGTCAACGGAAGATTGCCTGTCGGCGGATGAGGTGGAGTGGTGAGCTATCGGATCGTCTACACGAAGGCGGCGGCAGCCGATGTGCCGAAACTGAAGGCTGCGCGTTTGGCGAAGAAAGCGCGAGCGCTCCTTGGGATTCTTGAGGAGAATCCATTTCAAAACCCGCCGCCTTACGAAAAGCTTCGCGGCAGCTTGCAGGGCGCATACGCGAGGCGGATCAATATCTGGCATCGGTTGGTGTACGAGGTCTTGGAAGAAAAAAAGACGGTCAAGATCATCAGCATGTAGACGCATTACGAGTTCTAGGGAAGCGTAAGTGTAAAATAGTTCTCGGAGGGGGTTGCAAAAAGAGAAAGAGACCAGTACCCTAAAGTGCATGCTAACGAGGCGAATACACAAGAAGGAAGGTCTCTTATGGAAACTATTGTAACAGAAATCCTGGAAATAATAAAGGGTACAAAAGACAATATCTCACAAGAAGAACAACTGCGCAGTTACTTTGAAACCCTGATATGCCGTGCAGTTAGTGAGGCATTCGAACGAATTGACAAAGAACTGGCAAAGCGATACGCAGCCAAAGGCTGGCACGTGGAACGGCTTGATGCACGGTGCGTGCAAGCAAGCTACGGAACGATTCAAATCCGTCGCAGGCGCATGAAAAAAGAAGGAGAAGCCAGTATATACCCCTTGGACAAAGAAGTGGGTATTCGCCCTTACCGGAGATACACCGCCTATTTGGAATACGTTATTGCCTGTATTGCAGCCAAGAGCGTCTACCGTGATACAGCCGCTGTCGTCAACCTGCTGAGTCCCGTCACGATAAGCCACCAACAAGTTGCACATGTCGTGAGACGAGTAGGAGAAACCTATGGTGCTTGGGAGAAATTGCAGGAAAGCACCGATCCCATGGAAGAGACAGAACTGCGCCGACCGGAAGTTCTCTACATCGAAGGGGATGGACTCATGCTGCACGGGCAGAATAAGAAACAGATCGAGCTCCATCGATTCCAAATCGCCGAAGGCGTACAAGAAAACGGCAACCGTCGTACCCTTATTGGCACCCACTATGTAGCGAATCTCGATCACGAGAAAGCCAAAGAGAGTCTGCTGCACTATCTGGGGAGCCACTATGATCTAACCCATACCCTGGTTCTGAGCAACAGTGATGGAGGTGCCGGTTACACCTGCGGCGTCTTTGAAGAAATCCTTGGAAGCGTCGGCCAGCATGAGCACTTTCTGGATTGGTACCACGTACAAAGGAAATGCAGAGAACGCCTTTTATGGGCGAATTCGACCCTGTGTAAGAAACTACACAAAGCGCTGTATATACATGAGCGTGAGGAAGTGAGCCTTGTATTGGATACCGTGGAATCTATGTCCCAAGATGAGCGACAAACGGAACAAGTGGAGCTTCTTCGAAAGTACATAGAAAGAAACTGGATATACCTTGCCGGCTTGGAAGAACGAGGGATCGGGGAATACAGGAAGCTTTTGGGGACGTGTGAAAGCAACCATAGGCTCTACAGCTACCGGATGAAGAAGCAAGGCAGACGATGGAGTCGAGCCGGTGGCGAAGCGATGGTAAAGATCATCACGGGATTGAAGAATGGTGATCTGCGAGAGGCCATGGCGGCGAAGGCGGAGTGGTTCAATGCGAAGGCAGGAAGAGACTTCCGCGGAGCCGTGCGAGAGGCATTGAAAAGAAGCAAGAGGACGACGTATGACGGGGTCCGACACGGGAGGATTACAGTAAGTGCGCCGATGAGCAGTGGGATTGGACATTTGTCCAAATGCTTTGCTTAGAGGCAAAAAAAGACTATGCCACGAAGGCAGACACATCAAGGGTGAAAACTCACCACCGAGAAAATCTTGACACATACAGGGAAGCATCACTCCTTGTCAAAACAATAACCATATGATATACTCACGACAAACAGGGGAGTCTCAATAGAGGCTGAGAGGAAGCTGATGTGCTTCGACCCTTGACCTGATGCGGATCATGCCGCCGTAGGAAGTTTTGTCTGCAAAACCCTTTTTGTGCATTTGACATGCCTACAGCGAGAGCTGCCCGCATCGGGCAGTTCTTTATTGTTTATATGCGGAAAGAAGGGATTTCTATGACGACGGACGCGGGAATGGCGTGCGCACATGAGACGAAAAGCCGTCTCATCCAATCGGAAGGCAGGCACAACGGCAGCAATTCGGAAAGCACATCGCTTCTCACGAACGCGCTGCTGTGGTTCGGCGCAGGTGTATCGCTCGCCGAAATATTGACGGGTACATATCTCGCCGGGATGGAGCTGTCCTCGGCGGTGCTTGCCATTGTGTTGGGGCATATCATCGGCGGGGTTCTGCTCTTTTTCTCCGGCCTTATAGGGGCACGGGAGAAATTGGCCGCGATGGACACGGTAAAGGGGAGCTTCGGCTCGATCGGCGGCCGTCTCTTCGCGGTTCTGAACGTCGTACAGCTTGTCGGCTGGACGGGGATCATGCTCTATGACGGCGCTCTCGCCACGGAGGGCATCTATCCCCTCGGGGGAGCGACGTATGCCGTAATATTGGGCCTGCTGCTGCTCTTTTGGCTGCATCGCGGTCTTGCGCACGCAAGCCGTGTCAATGTTTTTGCCGTCGCGGGCCTCTTCCTTCTGACGCTCGTGCTCTCCTATGTCCTTGCCTCGGGCGGCAGCAGCATGGGGGTCATCGAGGCATCGTCCGCCGAGGTCATGACCTTTGGCGCCGCTCTGGAGCTCAGTATTGTCATGCCGCTTTCCTGGCTGCCGCTCATCAGTGACTACACGAGCAAGGCGGCCTCTCCGATACGCGCCACGGCAGTCAGCGCCGTGAGCTACACGGTGGTCAGCATTTGGATGTACGGCATCGGTATGACAGCCGCGAAATACTTCGGTGAATCCGACATATCGGCCATTCTCCTGAAGGCGGGGCTCGGTACGGCGGCTCTTTTCATCGTCCTTTTCTCCACGGTTACGACGGCCTTTCTCGATGCCTACTCGGCGGGCGTCTCGGCGCGCTCCATATCGAGCCGTATCGACGAGACGAAAGCCGCTGTCTCTGTCGTCATTCTCGGTACGCTCGGCGCGATGTTCCTGCCCATGGATGACATTACGGAATTTCTCTACTTCATCGGTTCGGTCTTTGCGCCGATGATCGCTATTCTGCTGACGGATTATTTTCTGCTCGGACACAAGGAGACGGTCGGGGCGTTCCACATCAAAAATCTTCGGCTGTGGCTCGTCGGATTCATCCTCTACCGCTATGTGATGAGCATTGAGCTTTCCTACGGCTATACGATTCCCACGATGCTCGCCGTCGCCGCGCTGAAGTACGGCTGGGAGAAAATCAGCCCCGCTCGGGCTTGACGCAAAGGATTTCCCTCGGCGATTCCCCGGAAATAAAATGTCCGAACTTGTTAAAATAAAAAGAGGAATGTCATACACTTTGGGAGAAATAACATAGGACAGTAAAAATAAATGACCTTTAACCTATGCACGTAGAGATGATTTGGAAACGGATTATCTCTTACAAATTGCTCTACAGGTTGAAGGAAGCGGGTGTTTATATTCCGGGCAGTGCGGACAGGGAAGCGGGTGGATGCATGGAAATCCTGGGAGCTTTGCTCATCTTGAGTCTCATAGGGAATGCGGGGCTTTACACGGCAAGGCGTCGTATGCAGAAGAGATGCGGTATCGTCGAGGAGGAGCTGAGCCGGCTCCGCAACACCGATACGAATACGGGGCTGCCGAATCGAAGATGGATGGAGTACGAAATCGACAAGCGGCTCATGGAGCTGTCGGAAGAGGAGCTTCGTAATCTATACGCGGTTGTCTTTCAGATTGCCGCCTACGGCGAGATTGACAGCATGCACGGCCGTGAGCTCAAGCACAAGCTCCTTCAAAGCATCTGGGAGAACGTGTCGGAAAATGTGGAAAGTACAATCGCTGCCTGCACGCGTTCCGGCGCGGGGCAGGTCGTCGCGCTCATGAAAAAGGATGAGAAGGAGGAGCTCATTCACGATGTGCGTCGCATCGTCAAGCATGAGGAGTACCTTAAACTCGATGGTTCGCCCATCCGAGTCTCGATGAAAATCGGCATTCGCCGGATCGGAGAGAAGGGGCTTACCGCCAGTGAGGTGCTTGCCGATGCCGGACTGGCGGCGGAAGAAGCGCACACGGTTCGCGTCTTTGACGATGAACTCAAGGCGACGCGCGTGTTCCAGACACGCGTTGAGTCTCTGCTGGGTGACGGACTGCGACGGCAGGAGTTTCAGGTCTGGTACCAGCCGAAGTACGATATCCGCACGAAGAAGTGTGTCGGGGCGGAAGCGCTCGTGCGATGGGCCAGCGGATCTCTCGGATTTCTGTTCCCCGGTCAGTTCATCCGTGTATTCGAGCGCACGGGCTTCATCATGCAGCTTGACTACTATATGCTCGGCAATGTCATTCGGTTTCAGAAGAAGCGAAAAGAAGAGGGAAAGGAGATCGTTCCGATCTCGGTCAATCAGAGCCGCATCCACATGCAGGAGACGAAATATCTGGAGCACATGAAAAGGCTTGCGAAATATTTCGGTGACGTGAGCTGCATCGAGCTTGAGCTCACGGAGACGGCGATTGACTTTTCCGGCCGCAAACAGCGCGATCATGCGATCGAGGTCGTACGCGATCTCCAGGATATCGGGTTTTCCATCTCGATGGATGATTTCGGCACGGGCTATTCCGATATCTCGCTGCTCAATGAGCTGCCGCTGGATGTCGTCAAGCTGGACCGCACGATGCTCACGGCATCCGAGGACTCGGAGCGCATGCAGCTTGTCCTCAGGAAGGTCATCGAGCTCAGTGAGGGGCTCGGCATGAAGGTCCTCTGCGAGGGCATCGAGACGGTGGCGCAGGAGGAGCTTCTCCTGCGATGCGGATGCCGCTACGGGCAGGGGTTCCTCTATGGAAAGCCGATGCCGGCGGAGGAGTTTGAAGCGTTCCTCGATGCACATATATAAGGAATATGAAAAAGGGCAATGACAACATGTGAAATCATGCTGTCACTGCCCTTTTGGGCTCGTTGTCAAATATTGGCTCGTTGTCAAATGTTGCGGCAGCCACCTGCTTGGATATGTCCGATCGGGGGCTTTTCTATGCTGCGGTATGGTAGTTTCTCTTCGTTCGGCAAAGACGGCCGGCAATTACTTTCTTGCCAGTATGGTGACGGCGGCGAGAATAAAGGCTGCCCCGAGCAGCTCGATGATGCCGAAGCTCATGCCGAGGAGGAACACGGAGAGGACGACGGCGGCGAGCGGCTCGAGAGCGGCGAGTGTGCCTGTCATCGTCGCGGAGATGTACTTGATGCTTTCGAGGTATGACCAGAAGGCGACGACCGTGCCGAAGATGATGACGTAGAGGAAGGCGAGAAGGGCCGAGGCGTCGAGCGTGCCGCGAAAATGCAGGGGATCGGCGATCGGTATGAGAAAGAGTCCGCCGAGGAACATCGACCAGCCGATGATGAGAGGAGAGCGGTATTTCAGGAGCAGGCCTTTGGGAGAGATGACGTAAAACGCGGCCGCGAACGCCGAGGCGATGCCCCAGAGAACGGCGGGGAGAGGAATGGCAAGCGCGTCCGTGCGGCCGTGTGTGACGAGGAGGAACGTGCCGATGAGGGCAAGAGCGACGCAGAAGAGCTCCTTGAAGCGGGGAAGACGCTGCGAGGCAAGAGCGGTCCAGAAGACGATCAGGATCGGCATCGTGAACTGGAGTATGCTTGCCGCCGCCGCGTTTCCGTAGTAGATGGATAGGAAATACGTATACTGCGCCCCCATCATGCCGAAGATGCCGAAGGTGACGAGAAGGGCGGCATCCCTTTTATCGCGCCAGACGGAAAACGTGCCGCCGCGGCTTTTGAGGGCGTCGATGGTCAGGAGGATGAAACCGGCGGTGAGCATACGCATGCAGACGAGCCAGTCGGGAGAAAAACTCTTGTCATGGAGAATATATTGCCCCGCGACGCCCGATCCGCCCCAGAAGAGCGCGCCGATCGAGACGAGGAGGAGGCCTTTTTTCTGATTGTCCAAGATGAATCTACGTCCTTTTCCGGGGAGCTGCCGTGCGGCTCCGCCGCTTCGCGCAGGCAAGGATTTCCTCGGCACCGAGGATCCCGTGCGCCGTGCGTATGGCGAAGGCCGCCGCTCTTGCGTTCCCGCGACATTTGTATTATCATGAGATTATAACCCAATTGTGCAAGTTTTGCCATAGGCAAAATATTTCAAAAGCGCGTTGTCCTATTTGCAGGATGCTTGCCTTGCGGCAGGTGGAGCATGGCAAACGGGCCGAGCTCGCGCCGGCAGGAGCGCACGTCATGCAGCCGAGGGTATGCACCTGCCGTCGAGGTTGTGCAGCCGACAGCTGCCGTATTGCAATCCGCCGGCCGTTGCGCTATCATAGGGAAAAGACGATTCATCGACGACATAGGAGGCTTTTATGGACTTTCAACGCTATCTCAAGGAATACCCGAACGCGGAGGGTCGGTTCGGCAGCTATGGCGGGGTGTATCTGCCGCCGGAGCTCGAGCCGGCGTTTCGTGATATCACGGAGGCGTATCGGACGATTTGCCACTCTTCCCAGTTTGTGAGCGAGCTGCGCCGCATCCGCAGGGAGTTTCAGGGGCGTCCGACGCCGGTCTATCACTGCGAGCGGCTCTCGCGCAAGATCGGCAAGTGCCAGATCTATCTGAAGCGCGAGGATCTCAACCACTCGGGCGCGCACAAGCTCAATCACTGCATGGGTGAGGGGCTGCTCGCGAAGTTTCTCGGCAAGAAGCGCATCATCGCCGAGACGGGCGCGGGACAGCACGGCGTCGCGCTCGCGACGGCGGCGGCGTTTTTCGGCCTGGACTGCACGATTTACATGGGTGCGGTCGACATCAAAAAGCAGGCGCCGAACGTCGCACGCATGAAGATCCTCGGCGCGAACGTCGTCCCTGTCGAGCATGGCGCGCAGACGCTCAAAGAGGCGGTCGACGCGGCGTTTGAAGACTATCTCGCGAACTACGAGGATACGATCTACTGCATCGGCTCGGTCGTAGGCCCGCATCCGTTCCCGATGATGGTGCGTGACTTCCAGATGGTCGTCGGCGTGGAGGCGCGCGAGCAGTTCCAGGATATGATGGGCTTCCTTCCGGATGTCGTCACGGCGTGTGTCGGCGGCGGCAGCAACGCAATCGGCATGTTCACTGCGTTCCTTGCCGATCCCGTCGAGATCGTCGGCGTCGAGCCGCTCGGACGCGGCGGCAAGCTCGGCGATCACGCGGCATCGATCACGTACGGCGAGAAGGGCATGATGCACGGGTTTGACAGCATCGTACTCAAGGACGCGGCGGGCGAGCCCGCGCCTGTCTACTCGATCGCAAGCGGTCTCGACTATCCGTCGGTCGGTCCGGAGCACGCCTTCCTCCATGAGGTCGGCCGCGTGAACTACGAGGCTGTCACCGATGAGGAAGCGGTTGACGCGTTCTTCAAGCTCTCGCGCTATGAGGGCATCATCCCCGCTCTGGAAAGCTCCCACGCTGTCGCCTACGCGATGCGCCGCGCGAAGGAGATGCAGACGGGCTCCATCCTCGTCAACCTCTCCGGACGCGGGGACAAGGATCTCGACTACGTGATCGAGAACTACGGATACGGGGAGAAGTATAAGGACTTCGTATAATCCTGCGGCAAAGGAAATGTAAAGGAATCTCCCGCGTCCCATGCGGATGCGGGAGATTCCTTTTGTGCGGATCATGCCTATTATACTTGTATTTTTTTGTATTTCAAGGTATATTCTATTAGGTCGGAAAATTTTATATTTTATAAGGAATCGCTGTATATCGGAACGGCGGCAGGTTCATCCGTCTTACCGAATATGCCCTTATGATGTGTTTTTACAGTTTGTGCTTCGAAATCATGGGCGAAATACCCGTGATATAAGCAGGCGTATTTTTTTTCACGAAAGGATGAAAACTGCATGGCAGAGACCGCATGGTCGGTTTTACCTCCGCTCATTACGATTGTGTTGGCATTGGCCACGAAAGAAGTCTATATGTCGCTGCTGATCGGTATTTTTTCAGGCGCTTTGCTCTATACGGAGTTTAACTTCCTGGGCGCGATTTTGGCGATGTTTGCCGTCATGGAGGCAAAGGTCGGAGCGAACGTCAATATCCTCGTATTTCTTGTCATTCTCGGCATCCTCGTTGCCGCCATCACGCGCTCGGGGGCTACGAAGGCGTATGGCGCATGGGCGGCGAAGGTCATTGTCGGACCAAAGAGCGCGCTTCTCGTCACGGCGTTTCTCGGCATCGTGATATTCATTGACGACTACTTCAACTGTCTCACGGTCGGCACGGTCATGCGGCCGATCACGGACAAATTCAAAATCGCGCGCACGAAGCTCGCGTATGTGATTGACGCGACGGCGGCGCCGATCTGCATTCTCGCGCCGGTCTCTTCGTGGGCGGCTGCGGTCGGCTCATCGCTCCCGGAAGGGAGCAACATCGACGGGTTTGCTCTCTTTTTGCAGACGATACCGTTTAATTTCTATGCGATTTTGACTATTCTCTTCATGTTCTTCATCGTTTGGTCGGGCAGGGACTTCTCCGAGATGGCGAAGTCTGTCGGCAAGAACAGGGAGCATTTCTACATCCCGCCGGAGTACGCCGAGGTGAGCGAGGAGAAGATCAAGGGGCACGGCACGATCTATGACCTTCTGCTGCCGCTTTTCGTGCTCATCGCCGCCTGCATCTACGCCATGCTCTACACGGGCGGCATCCATGAGGGAAAGTCGATCGCGGAGGCGTTTGCCGACTGCAATTCATCGAAGTCGCTCGTCCTCGGGTCCTTTATCGCGTTCCTCTTTACGGCTGTTTCCTATCTTACACGCCGTGTAGTGAAGTTCGATGATTTTTGTCAGAGCTTCATCCTCGGCTTCAAGGCGATGACGCCGGCACTCTTCATCCTATGTCTGGCGTGGACGCTCTCGGGTATCTGCAGCGAGGAGTACTTGAACCTCGGCGGCTATGTCGGCACAGTCGTCAGTGAGCACGCGGAGGTCATCGCATTTCTGCCGCCGATCTTCTTCCTCGTGGCCTCGGGGCTTGCCTTCGCGACGGGGACTTCGTGGGGCACGTTCGGCATCCTCATACCGATTGCGGTTGCGATCGTCGGCGCGGAGGGCTCGGCGCTTGTCATCTGCGTGGCGGCGACGCTTGCCGGCGCGGTTGCCGGTGATCATGCGTCTCCGATTTCGGATACGACCATACTGGCCTCCGCCGGCGCGCAGTGCCATCACATCGATCATGTCCAGACGCAGATTCCCTATGTCCTTACGGTCGGTCTCGCGAGCTTTGCCGGCTATCTGACAAGCGGGATAACGGGGAACGGATGGATGGGGCTGGCCGTCTCTTTGGGATGTCTCGCCGTCATCATGGCGGTGGTTTACAGCAAGGTGCGGGACGCCGACGCTCTTGAAAGGAGCGATACATGATGAAAAGGCAAAAGCGGCTTGCCGTCATCAACGATCTGTCGGGCTTCGGACGCTGCTCGCTGACCGTCGAGCTGCCGCTCATCTCGGCGCTCAAGGTCGTGGCGTGCCCGTTTCCCACAGCGATACTGTCGGTGCATACCGCGTGGCCGGATTTTTATCTCGACGATTACACGGAGCGCATGCGCCCGTATATGGAGAACTGGAAGCGGAACGGCATCACATTTGACGGCGTCTTGACGGGCTTCTTCGGCTCGACGGAGCAGATTCAAATCGTCGTCGACTTTCTGAAGGACTTCAAAAAGGACGATACGATGTTCTTTTTTGACCCTGTGATGGGAGACAACGGGCGCATTTACCCTTCCTATACGAAGGAGATGTGCCGCGCGATGCGTGAGCTCCTGCATCATGCGGATATCGTCCTGCCGAATCTCACTGAGGCGTGTGAACTCTTGGATCGCGGCTATCCGGCGGGCGTCATCTCCGACGCGGAACTGTTGGACATGGCGGCGGAACTCACCGCAAGGGGGGCAAAGGCGGCGGTCGTGACAGGCGTGCCCGATGAAGAGGGCGATTTGCGCATCGTCATTCATGAGGCGGGACGGGGCAGTATCCTCCGCACGGAACAGCTCGGCAACGAGATCACGGGAACGGGCGACGCGTTTGCCGCCATCGTCTCGGCGAGCGTACTTCAAGGGGAGGACCTGACACATGCCGTACAGAAGGCGATGAACTTCATCTCCAAAACCATGCGCTATGCGGAAGAAATCGGGATCACTCGCCCGTACGGGCTTCCGTTTGAAGAGTATCTGACGGAACTGAAATAAGCCGCACGGTATGCGTCTTGTCTTTTTCGCCGGAGTATATGCGGATGAGGAGAGGGGATGAACGCATGATTATCTATGGCACTGCCGAGGGCGGAAAATATATCCCCATCGACAAATATCTGAAGACGTTTCCCGAGGGGAAGCACAATCTCTATGTGAACATCACGAATCAATGCAACTGCGCATGCACCTTCTGTCTGCGCAGCATGAAGGAGATGCGGGAGGATGCCTCGCTCTGGCTCCGCGGGAAGGAGCCGAGCGTCGGCGAGGTCAAGTCTCTTCTTGACACGGTTGCGTGGGGCCGGATCAA
This portion of the Selenomonas sp. TAMA-11512 genome encodes:
- the cytX gene encoding putative hydroxymethylpyrimidine transporter CytX gives rise to the protein MTTDAGMACAHETKSRLIQSEGRHNGSNSESTSLLTNALLWFGAGVSLAEILTGTYLAGMELSSAVLAIVLGHIIGGVLLFFSGLIGAREKLAAMDTVKGSFGSIGGRLFAVLNVVQLVGWTGIMLYDGALATEGIYPLGGATYAVILGLLLLFWLHRGLAHASRVNVFAVAGLFLLTLVLSYVLASGGSSMGVIEASSAEVMTFGAALELSIVMPLSWLPLISDYTSKAASPIRATAVSAVSYTVVSIWMYGIGMTAAKYFGESDISAILLKAGLGTAALFIVLFSTVTTAFLDAYSAGVSARSISSRIDETKAAVSVVILGTLGAMFLPMDDITEFLYFIGSVFAPMIAILLTDYFLLGHKETVGAFHIKNLRLWLVGFILYRYVMSIELSYGYTIPTMLAVAALKYGWEKISPARA
- a CDS encoding type II toxin-antitoxin system Phd/YefM family antitoxin, with translation MQVINATTFRQNLFQTLEQTVRYNEPIHITGKEGTAVLMSESDYNDLMATIELCAVPGIQKKIVDGLNTSTEDCLSADEVEW
- a CDS encoding DMT family transporter, with the protein product MDNQKKGLLLVSIGALFWGGSGVAGQYILHDKSFSPDWLVCMRMLTAGFILLTIDALKSRGGTFSVWRDKRDAALLVTFGIFGMMGAQYTYFLSIYYGNAAAASILQFTMPILIVFWTALASQRLPRFKELFCVALALIGTFLLVTHGRTDALAIPLPAVLWGIASAFAAAFYVISPKGLLLKYRSPLIIGWSMFLGGLFLIPIADPLHFRGTLDASALLAFLYVIIFGTVVAFWSYLESIKYISATMTGTLAALEPLAAVVLSVFLLGMSFGIIELLGAAFILAAVTILARK
- a CDS encoding IS3 family transposase; translated protein: MELSGQFPIRLLCTKTGIPRSSFYNWKKSVEHPPEQKKRLVQSIGLFQEYHGRFPSHGYRWLNAKIRLDKGIVFSDPYAHKCCKIAGIKSLCKHYSYKKEGDPSRTYPNLLLAGINITGPMECVVSDMTAFYVERTYYELTLYMDLWNDELIAHALSSKRGDRMTYLDGLQDVLAFKKQYPNQKLILHSDQGSVYASKSYNELLPMYNIVRSMSRAGTPTDNAAMEAINGWIKAELFTDFHITSPENVPAQVSDYIRFFNEERPAYALGYLTPKQYREQFAPKHEGAAP
- a CDS encoding Txe/YoeB family addiction module toxin, which translates into the protein MSYRIVYTKAAAADVPKLKAARLAKKARALLGILEENPFQNPPPYEKLRGSLQGAYARRINIWHRLVYEVLEEKKTVKIISM
- the trpB gene encoding tryptophan synthase subunit beta, with the translated sequence MDFQRYLKEYPNAEGRFGSYGGVYLPPELEPAFRDITEAYRTICHSSQFVSELRRIRREFQGRPTPVYHCERLSRKIGKCQIYLKREDLNHSGAHKLNHCMGEGLLAKFLGKKRIIAETGAGQHGVALATAAAFFGLDCTIYMGAVDIKKQAPNVARMKILGANVVPVEHGAQTLKEAVDAAFEDYLANYEDTIYCIGSVVGPHPFPMMVRDFQMVVGVEAREQFQDMMGFLPDVVTACVGGGSNAIGMFTAFLADPVEIVGVEPLGRGGKLGDHAASITYGEKGMMHGFDSIVLKDAAGEPAPVYSIASGLDYPSVGPEHAFLHEVGRVNYEAVTDEEAVDAFFKLSRYEGIIPALESSHAVAYAMRRAKEMQTGSILVNLSGRGDKDLDYVIENYGYGEKYKDFV
- a CDS encoding ISLre2 family transposase, whose amino-acid sequence is METIVTEILEIIKGTKDNISQEEQLRSYFETLICRAVSEAFERIDKELAKRYAAKGWHVERLDARCVQASYGTIQIRRRRMKKEGEASIYPLDKEVGIRPYRRYTAYLEYVIACIAAKSVYRDTAAVVNLLSPVTISHQQVAHVVRRVGETYGAWEKLQESTDPMEETELRRPEVLYIEGDGLMLHGQNKKQIELHRFQIAEGVQENGNRRTLIGTHYVANLDHEKAKESLLHYLGSHYDLTHTLVLSNSDGGAGYTCGVFEEILGSVGQHEHFLDWYHVQRKCRERLLWANSTLCKKLHKALYIHEREEVSLVLDTVESMSQDERQTEQVELLRKYIERNWIYLAGLEERGIGEYRKLLGTCESNHRLYSYRMKKQGRRWSRAGGEAMVKIITGLKNGDLREAMAAKAEWFNAKAGRDFRGAVREALKRSKRTTYDGVRHGRITVSAPMSSGIGHLSKCFA
- a CDS encoding GGDEF domain-containing phosphodiesterase, with protein sequence MEILGALLILSLIGNAGLYTARRRMQKRCGIVEEELSRLRNTDTNTGLPNRRWMEYEIDKRLMELSEEELRNLYAVVFQIAAYGEIDSMHGRELKHKLLQSIWENVSENVESTIAACTRSGAGQVVALMKKDEKEELIHDVRRIVKHEEYLKLDGSPIRVSMKIGIRRIGEKGLTASEVLADAGLAAEEAHTVRVFDDELKATRVFQTRVESLLGDGLRRQEFQVWYQPKYDIRTKKCVGAEALVRWASGSLGFLFPGQFIRVFERTGFIMQLDYYMLGNVIRFQKKRKEEGKEIVPISVNQSRIHMQETKYLEHMKRLAKYFGDVSCIELELTETAIDFSGRKQRDHAIEVVRDLQDIGFSISMDDFGTGYSDISLLNELPLDVVKLDRTMLTASEDSERMQLVLRKVIELSEGLGMKVLCEGIETVAQEELLLRCGCRYGQGFLYGKPMPAEEFEAFLDAHI